A stretch of the Sulfurimonas sp. HSL-1656 genome encodes the following:
- a CDS encoding bifunctional folylpolyglutamate synthase/dihydrofolate synthase, with protein MSPRSRARGPLLKYADFLDAKPLYYDKIDLERMPRAWEQVKASVSLPKIIHLVGTNGKGTTGRFLASALLHAGYSVGHYTSPHILRFNERLWLNGSDATDAQLQSAFEKVVGWLDPETADALSYFEFTTLMAAALYEPCDYIVMEAGLGGEFDATAVFPKTLTLVTPIDLDHQAFLGDTIDAIAATKLRAMGPTVILGLQPHEVVYSVASEIAAGRGATLLRCERLLDQDAIMALQQTAGRLELPAYLRDNLLLAAAAMHVLGVPFDAESFSAPLFGRLSRIAPNVLLDVGHNVLAARAIARELGAQKVVLVYNSYGDKDYAAILAALRDNIERVELIEVQSERAAARDALVGALEALDIPYGSFEGVQAQKMYLVFGSFSVAEAFIKMTGLK; from the coding sequence TTGTCGCCCAGGTCGCGGGCGAGGGGGCCTCTGCTGAAGTACGCTGACTTTCTCGACGCGAAACCGCTCTACTACGACAAGATCGACCTGGAGCGGATGCCGCGGGCCTGGGAGCAGGTCAAAGCTAGTGTTTCACTGCCGAAGATCATCCACCTCGTCGGCACCAACGGCAAGGGGACGACGGGGCGCTTCCTCGCCTCGGCCCTCCTGCACGCCGGTTACAGTGTCGGCCACTACACCTCCCCGCACATCCTGCGCTTTAACGAACGCCTCTGGCTGAACGGCAGCGATGCCACTGACGCGCAGCTGCAAAGTGCCTTTGAGAAGGTGGTGGGGTGGCTGGACCCGGAGACGGCCGACGCGCTCAGCTACTTCGAATTCACGACCCTGATGGCTGCGGCGCTCTATGAGCCCTGCGACTACATTGTCATGGAAGCGGGCCTCGGCGGCGAGTTCGACGCGACCGCCGTCTTCCCCAAAACGCTCACCCTCGTCACCCCTATCGACCTCGATCACCAGGCTTTCCTGGGCGACACCATCGACGCCATCGCCGCGACGAAACTGCGGGCGATGGGGCCCACGGTGATCCTGGGCCTGCAGCCCCACGAGGTCGTCTACAGCGTAGCCTCGGAGATCGCCGCCGGGCGGGGCGCGACCCTGCTGCGCTGTGAACGGCTGTTAGACCAAGATGCTATAATGGCGCTTCAACAGACGGCCGGGCGTCTGGAACTGCCGGCGTACCTCCGCGACAATCTCCTGCTCGCCGCCGCAGCTATGCACGTGCTCGGCGTCCCCTTTGACGCGGAGAGCTTCAGTGCGCCGCTTTTCGGCCGCCTCTCGCGGATCGCCCCGAACGTCCTGCTCGACGTGGGCCACAACGTCCTCGCCGCCCGTGCCATCGCACGCGAGCTCGGGGCGCAGAAGGTCGTCCTCGTCTACAACAGCTACGGCGACAAGGACTACGCGGCCATCCTCGCCGCGCTCCGCGACAACATCGAGCGCGTCGAGCTGATCGAGGTGCAGAGCGAACGTGCCGCCGCCCGCGATGCGCTCGTCGGGGCGCTCGAAGCGCTGGATATCCCCTACGGCAGTTTCGAAGGGGTGCAGGCACAGAAAATGTACCTGGTCTTCGGCTCGTTCAGCGTGGCGGAGGCCTTTATAAAAATGACGGGATTGAAATGA
- a CDS encoding protein adenylyltransferase SelO family protein, with translation MKAAFETPTAVKSLDDLAVLADYSLMDTLTPDPEATADGVDHAPRQVFSGHYVPVNPTPIETPVYIAHSETFFRELGFSDALATSEDFMRMFSGDSSQLPEPLRRRGWATGYALSIYGTEYYEQCPFRTGNGYGDGRAVSILEAVINGRRWEMQLKGGGRTPYCRGADGRAVLRSSIREFLAQEHMHALGVKTSRSLSLYTSKTETVARPWFNNGSYSRNPEVMLEEAVAITTRVAPSFIRVGQVELFGRRARKNEHPKALKELEQIVLHLCEREYSDIIDAALPLRDKVLLLATAFRDRLTTLVAEWIRVGYCQGNFNSDNTAAGGFTLDYGPFGFIEMFDPRYQPWTGGGDHFSFLNQPQAAETNFAMFCTALKPLLAADEKAVNELDMLTLRFARAMQGKMIPMWASKLGLHKLDAPLFNELVTLMIETGVDYTIFFRELSSVPEDIAPLTKSFYGDGVKDAALLNRWSEWLEKWKGVVQATNPDDINAASPESREKLSKQMKAVNPKYTLREWFLVPAYQQAAKGDYTLIKELQAVMTDPYAEQSEAVAAKYYSKKPTEFFEIAGISHVTCSS, from the coding sequence ATGAAAGCAGCATTTGAAACCCCTACAGCGGTAAAGAGCCTTGACGATCTCGCAGTGCTGGCAGATTATTCGCTCATGGACACGTTGACCCCCGACCCCGAGGCGACAGCGGACGGCGTTGACCACGCGCCCCGGCAAGTCTTCAGCGGGCATTATGTGCCCGTGAACCCTACGCCCATAGAAACACCCGTGTACATCGCGCACAGCGAGACCTTTTTCCGCGAACTGGGCTTTAGCGACGCATTGGCGACCTCGGAGGATTTTATGCGGATGTTCTCCGGCGACAGCTCGCAGCTCCCGGAGCCGCTGCGCCGCCGGGGCTGGGCGACGGGGTACGCACTCTCCATCTACGGGACAGAGTACTACGAGCAGTGCCCCTTCCGCACGGGCAACGGCTACGGCGACGGCCGCGCGGTCTCCATCCTCGAAGCGGTCATCAACGGGCGGCGCTGGGAGATGCAGCTCAAAGGCGGCGGCAGAACCCCCTACTGCCGCGGAGCCGACGGCCGCGCCGTGCTGCGATCTAGCATCCGCGAGTTCCTGGCACAGGAGCATATGCACGCCCTGGGCGTAAAGACCTCACGCTCGCTGAGCCTCTACACTTCCAAAACGGAGACGGTCGCAAGGCCGTGGTTCAACAACGGCTCCTACTCGCGAAACCCCGAAGTCATGCTCGAGGAGGCCGTGGCCATCACGACGCGGGTCGCCCCCTCGTTTATCCGGGTGGGCCAGGTGGAGCTTTTCGGCCGGCGTGCACGTAAAAACGAGCACCCCAAGGCGTTGAAGGAGCTCGAGCAGATCGTCCTGCACCTCTGTGAGCGCGAGTACAGCGACATTATCGACGCCGCCCTGCCCCTCCGGGACAAAGTGCTCCTGCTGGCAACGGCGTTCCGCGACCGCCTCACCACGCTGGTGGCAGAGTGGATACGCGTGGGCTACTGCCAGGGCAACTTCAACAGCGACAACACTGCCGCCGGCGGCTTCACCCTCGATTACGGCCCCTTCGGGTTCATCGAGATGTTCGACCCGCGCTACCAGCCGTGGACGGGCGGAGGAGACCACTTCTCCTTCCTGAACCAGCCCCAGGCTGCGGAGACGAACTTTGCCATGTTCTGCACCGCGCTGAAGCCGCTGCTGGCTGCGGATGAAAAGGCCGTGAACGAGCTGGACATGCTGACGCTCAGATTTGCAAGAGCGATGCAGGGGAAAATGATCCCCATGTGGGCCTCAAAGCTGGGGCTGCACAAGCTGGATGCGCCGCTGTTCAATGAACTGGTGACGCTGATGATCGAAACCGGGGTGGATTACACCATCTTCTTCCGTGAACTCTCATCGGTGCCCGAAGATATCGCCCCGCTGACGAAGAGCTTTTACGGTGACGGGGTCAAAGATGCCGCGCTGCTGAACCGCTGGAGCGAATGGCTGGAGAAGTGGAAGGGTGTCGTACAGGCGACCAACCCCGACGACATCAACGCCGCTTCGCCGGAATCCCGCGAAAAGCTTTCCAAGCAGATGAAAGCCGTCAATCCCAAGTACACCCTGCGGGAGTGGTTCCTCGTCCCGGCCTATCAGCAGGCCGCCAAGGGGGACTATACGCTTATCAAGGAGCTGCAAGCCGTCATGACAGACCCCTATGCCGAGCAGTCCGAAGCAGTAGCGGCGAAGTACTACAGCAAAAAGCCCACGGAGTTCTTCGAGATCGCCGGCATCTCCCACGTCACCTGTTCATCGTAA
- a CDS encoding AAA family ATPase, with protein MTLNYIEKLHLRDFRQFKTLDVEFNKNFNFIAGPNGCGKTSILVGISHCFHHGTFQYSRFQEDSEFWTDLTVSDQKIRIGLGKNSIKNSGYRQQRLQSWNVPETEDGRVSLMPSQYMEQLNDFCPLFIGAERSIKYKQISGMTREQTQAQQVNQYTSSGTQSLYGEKPQNIKQWFVNRYFMIDKDWATEEKENWQHMIHNLPSLAPFNSNFSYLRTGKDLEPIFSIYGEECYMEELSAGFQAVLSIVANIFEWIEGTRQEGKKLAVNATGTVLIDELDLHLHPEWQFTLRDGLSKIFPNIQFIVTTHSPHLLSSAKENEIIIMDRTYEQSEYYLKPTPKRFSGWNTDQILSEIMGVRSLDNKDYEKLISEAFDKIEEGSLEGLQNAIEELSKIAHPSDSVLTVLTAKYASMLAMSND; from the coding sequence TTGACATTGAATTATATTGAAAAGCTACACTTAAGAGATTTCCGTCAGTTTAAAACACTAGATGTAGAGTTTAATAAAAATTTTAATTTTATTGCCGGACCAAATGGCTGTGGAAAAACTTCTATATTGGTGGGCATATCTCATTGTTTTCATCATGGGACATTTCAGTATTCTAGGTTCCAAGAAGATTCTGAATTTTGGACAGACTTAACAGTATCTGATCAAAAAATACGCATTGGTCTTGGAAAAAACTCTATAAAAAACAGTGGCTACAGACAACAGAGACTTCAATCATGGAATGTACCAGAAACAGAGGATGGTAGAGTCTCACTGATGCCTTCTCAATATATGGAACAACTCAATGATTTTTGTCCATTATTTATCGGTGCTGAGCGAAGTATTAAGTATAAACAGATAAGTGGTATGACACGGGAGCAAACTCAAGCGCAACAAGTAAACCAGTATACATCCTCAGGAACCCAATCTTTATATGGTGAAAAGCCTCAAAATATTAAGCAATGGTTCGTTAATCGCTATTTTATGATTGATAAAGATTGGGCTACAGAAGAAAAAGAGAACTGGCAGCACATGATTCACAACCTTCCTAGTCTAGCTCCTTTTAATAGTAATTTTTCTTATCTTCGTACTGGCAAGGATCTTGAGCCTATATTCTCTATATATGGAGAAGAATGTTATATGGAAGAACTGTCTGCAGGTTTCCAAGCTGTTTTGTCAATTGTTGCAAATATTTTTGAGTGGATTGAGGGCACGCGACAAGAAGGTAAAAAGTTAGCTGTTAATGCTACCGGAACTGTTTTGATAGATGAGCTTGATCTTCATCTCCACCCAGAATGGCAATTCACTTTAAGGGATGGCCTATCAAAAATTTTCCCAAATATTCAATTTATTGTAACGACACATTCACCACACTTACTTTCTTCTGCAAAAGAAAATGAAATAATCATTATGGACAGAACCTATGAACAAAGCGAATACTATTTAAAGCCAACCCCTAAGAGATTTTCAGGTTGGAATACAGACCAAATCCTCTCTGAAATCATGGGTGTTAGAAGTTTAGACAATAAAGACTATGAAAAACTAATTTCTGAAGCATTCGACAAAATAGAAGAAGGATCATTAGAAGGTTTGCAAAACGCAATAGAGGAGCTATCTAAAATTGCTCATCCAAGTGACTCTGTACTAACTGTGCTTACCGCAAAATATGCTTCAATGCTGGCGATGTCCAATGATTAA
- a CDS encoding HNH endonuclease: protein MIKLERNPKPTVLIENEHEWTNQLQRAVSTYGSYSEIPKEEKAKLLIHYRHQDIKLPLFNSSRQKCAFCETKPSESGNIEVEHFAPKSKYPTLAFDWNNFLPACRKCNESKDNHDTLTDPIVNPYDMDPEAIFDYKDIKIAVNNTEYKSIGELTIKVCSLNSIRLMKPRADILVSLHGFSAAIEDAIQDFYEAETILKQRNRKRKIREALEIIESLSDPSEKFSGFCKSFLRKCEPYQLAKKIVAEECE, encoded by the coding sequence ATGATTAAGTTAGAGCGAAACCCAAAACCAACAGTGCTTATTGAAAATGAGCACGAGTGGACAAATCAGTTACAAAGAGCTGTTTCCACTTATGGAAGCTATTCCGAAATCCCAAAGGAGGAAAAAGCTAAGTTACTAATTCACTACAGACATCAAGATATCAAATTGCCCTTATTTAACAGCTCGCGGCAAAAGTGCGCCTTTTGTGAGACAAAGCCATCTGAAAGTGGGAATATAGAAGTTGAGCATTTCGCCCCAAAGTCAAAATATCCAACTCTAGCTTTCGACTGGAATAACTTTTTGCCGGCATGTAGAAAATGTAATGAAAGTAAAGATAATCATGACACATTAACCGATCCCATTGTTAATCCCTACGATATGGACCCTGAAGCAATATTCGATTATAAAGACATAAAAATCGCAGTAAATAATACTGAGTACAAAAGCATCGGTGAATTGACAATTAAAGTTTGTAGTCTAAACTCAATCAGATTAATGAAGCCAAGAGCCGACATTCTAGTAAGCCTTCATGGTTTTAGTGCAGCCATCGAAGACGCAATTCAAGACTTTTATGAAGCAGAAACTATCCTAAAACAAAGGAATAGGAAAAGGAAAATACGTGAAGCCCTAGAAATCATAGAAAGTTTATCTGATCCTTCAGAGAAGTTTTCAGGATTCTGCAAGTCATTTCTCAGAAAATGTGAGCCTTACCAATTGGCAAAAAAAATAGTTGCTGAGGAATGTGAATAA
- a CDS encoding DEAD/DEAH box helicase: MQAKLYTYLKKGSLPDVLICEDAAEAQQLRDLCRFKEIDAVVLPDFRATWLDDLRPFSEELSQMAEALRRYYEADKKPLVIAPFKSLLFPLPKTNLLRTKQIAFGDRLDLAALKTELLHWGYSFVDLVEVEGEVSFRGDIIDVFAPGTESPYRISLFDDEIEQIKAFEVETQRTVGEELEGFELHSAPYAFDEAGYERIVAAVEASTSDSFVKDIDSLGFWYLGDDAENFLEGKKVAAVKRLDAMIGEAYTLNTPQVPQSVFESVAVLPEDDRVKALAVTDVKTLLEVHPNKKVTVIASSDAQLKQAGLFDTRGITVKRSGEIVNLITDTELIISLNKPVRKKRRRKSSLLLDDLKPGDYVVHEDHGVGIFEAIEQAEILGSVRDFIAIRYQGDERVLLPVENLDAIDRYIAGAGAPPVLDRLGKGSFGRLKETVRKRLFEIASEIVNTAAQRALISAPVIETDPKQLQAFQSRAGFEYTEDQARSIAEIIAEIGSGLVMDRLLSGDVGFGKTEVAMNAMFAAASAGYQSAVIVPTTLLSSQHFASLKARFAEYDFHIAKIDRFVTPKVKKAVEAGLADGTIDMVVGTHALFGTKFAKLGLVVIDEEHKFGVKQKEKLKTLYEKTHLLTMSATPIPRSLNQALSSIKTLSTLMTPPGERQGVRTFVKAYDEKLVKEVILRELRRGGQVFYVYNSIDHMPIKLGELKAILPDLRILMLHSQVGAVETEKELLRFQEGEYDLMLATSIIESGIHMPRVNTMIIDGADRFGIADLHQLRGRVGRGHTEGFAYFIVEDKERITEEAKKRLVALESNSFLGSGSVLAYHDLEIRGGGNLVGDAQSGHIKNIGYSLYLRMLEDAIKELSNKKETPKAKVDLKLAVSAYISDELVAEDRLRLELYRRLSLCESPTEVYEIEEEVTERFGRPDGPTKQFFELMVIKLMGLEKHIKMLSSYGQNITIEYLNGSKEYVTADSKDDDDIIKAVLHYLRTAKPKVL, translated from the coding sequence ATGCAGGCCAAGCTCTACACCTACCTGAAAAAGGGTAGCCTCCCCGACGTCCTTATCTGCGAAGACGCCGCCGAAGCGCAGCAGCTCCGCGACCTCTGCCGCTTCAAGGAGATCGACGCGGTCGTCCTCCCCGACTTCCGCGCGACCTGGCTCGACGACCTCCGCCCCTTCAGCGAAGAGCTGAGCCAGATGGCCGAGGCGCTGCGCCGTTATTACGAGGCAGATAAAAAGCCCCTCGTCATCGCCCCCTTCAAGAGCCTGCTCTTCCCGCTTCCCAAAACGAACCTCCTGCGCACGAAGCAGATCGCCTTCGGCGATCGCCTCGACCTCGCAGCCCTCAAGACGGAGCTGCTGCACTGGGGTTACAGCTTCGTTGACCTCGTGGAGGTGGAGGGGGAGGTCTCCTTCCGCGGCGACATCATCGACGTCTTCGCCCCCGGTACGGAGTCTCCCTACCGCATCTCCCTCTTCGACGACGAGATCGAGCAGATCAAGGCTTTCGAGGTGGAGACCCAGCGCACCGTCGGCGAGGAGCTGGAGGGCTTCGAGCTGCACAGCGCCCCCTACGCCTTCGACGAAGCGGGCTACGAACGCATCGTCGCGGCGGTAGAAGCCTCAACGAGCGACAGCTTCGTCAAGGACATCGACTCTTTGGGCTTCTGGTACCTCGGTGACGACGCGGAGAACTTCCTGGAGGGCAAAAAGGTTGCCGCCGTCAAACGCCTCGACGCGATGATCGGCGAGGCCTACACCCTCAACACCCCGCAGGTACCGCAGAGCGTTTTCGAATCCGTCGCCGTGCTTCCCGAAGACGACCGGGTCAAGGCCCTCGCGGTCACGGACGTCAAAACCCTGCTGGAGGTCCACCCGAACAAGAAAGTGACGGTAATTGCCAGCAGCGACGCGCAGCTGAAGCAGGCGGGCCTCTTCGACACGAGGGGCATCACCGTCAAACGCTCCGGCGAGATCGTCAACCTTATTACCGACACCGAGCTCATCATCTCGCTGAACAAACCGGTACGCAAAAAGCGGCGCCGCAAGAGCAGCCTCCTGCTCGACGACCTCAAGCCCGGCGACTACGTCGTCCACGAGGACCACGGGGTCGGGATCTTCGAGGCCATCGAACAGGCGGAGATTCTCGGCTCTGTGCGCGACTTCATCGCCATCCGCTACCAGGGCGACGAGCGCGTCCTGCTGCCGGTGGAAAACCTCGACGCCATCGACCGCTACATCGCGGGCGCCGGGGCGCCGCCGGTGCTCGACCGCCTGGGCAAGGGGAGCTTCGGACGCCTCAAGGAGACCGTGCGCAAACGCCTCTTCGAGATCGCCTCGGAGATCGTCAACACCGCCGCCCAGCGCGCGCTCATCAGCGCCCCCGTCATCGAGACCGATCCCAAGCAGCTGCAGGCCTTCCAGTCCCGCGCGGGCTTCGAGTACACCGAGGACCAGGCGCGCTCCATCGCCGAGATCATTGCCGAGATCGGCAGCGGCCTCGTCATGGACCGGCTCCTCAGCGGGGACGTCGGCTTCGGCAAGACCGAGGTAGCGATGAACGCGATGTTCGCCGCGGCCTCCGCGGGGTACCAGTCGGCCGTTATCGTGCCGACGACCCTGCTGAGCTCCCAGCACTTCGCCTCGCTCAAGGCGCGCTTCGCCGAGTATGATTTCCACATCGCCAAGATCGACCGCTTTGTCACCCCGAAGGTGAAGAAAGCCGTCGAGGCGGGGCTGGCCGATGGGACCATCGACATGGTCGTCGGCACCCATGCGCTCTTCGGGACGAAGTTCGCCAAACTGGGCCTCGTCGTCATCGACGAAGAGCACAAGTTCGGGGTGAAGCAGAAAGAGAAGCTCAAGACCCTCTACGAGAAGACGCACTTGCTCACCATGAGCGCCACGCCGATTCCGCGCAGCCTCAACCAGGCGCTCTCTTCCATCAAGACCCTCAGTACCCTCATGACCCCTCCGGGCGAACGGCAGGGGGTACGGACCTTCGTCAAGGCCTACGACGAGAAGCTCGTCAAAGAGGTTATTTTGCGGGAGCTGCGCCGGGGCGGGCAGGTCTTTTACGTCTACAACTCCATCGACCATATGCCGATCAAGCTGGGTGAACTCAAGGCGATCCTGCCGGATCTTCGCATCCTCATGCTGCACTCGCAGGTCGGCGCGGTCGAGACGGAAAAGGAGCTGCTGCGTTTCCAGGAGGGCGAATACGACCTCATGCTGGCGACCTCCATCATCGAGTCGGGCATCCACATGCCGCGGGTCAACACGATGATCATCGACGGGGCCGACCGCTTCGGCATCGCCGACCTGCACCAGCTGCGCGGCCGCGTCGGCCGGGGCCACACGGAGGGGTTCGCCTACTTCATCGTCGAGGACAAGGAGCGCATTACCGAGGAGGCGAAGAAGCGCCTCGTCGCCCTGGAGTCCAACTCCTTCCTCGGCAGCGGCTCGGTGCTCGCCTACCATGACCTCGAAATCCGGGGCGGGGGGAACCTCGTGGGCGATGCGCAGAGCGGGCACATCAAGAACATCGGCTACAGTCTCTACCTGCGGATGCTCGAGGATGCCATCAAGGAGCTGAGCAACAAGAAAGAGACCCCCAAGGCGAAGGTGGACCTCAAGCTCGCCGTCAGCGCCTACATCAGCGACGAGCTCGTCGCCGAGGACCGCCTGCGCCTGGAGCTCTACCGCCGCCTCAGCCTCTGCGAGAGCCCGACGGAGGTCTACGAGATCGAGGAGGAGGTCACGGAGCGCTTCGGACGCCCGGACGGCCCGACCAAGCAGTTCTTCGAGCTGATGGTCATCAAGCTGATGGGGCTGGAGAAGCACATCAAGATGCTCAGCTCCTACGGCCAGAACATTACTATCGAATATCTCAACGGCTCCAAGGAGTACGTCACCGCCGACAGCAAAGACGACGACGACATCATCAAGGCCGTGCTGCACTACCTGCGCACGGCGAAGCCGAAGGTGCTTTAA